The Miscanthus floridulus cultivar M001 chromosome 6, ASM1932011v1, whole genome shotgun sequence genomic interval atggaggaggtggttgttcctcatctccaaggctaCGACTGCGATGaagattataagccatctgcaaaatgtatagccaatgagcactgatgatgtggaaattttgtagatgaattgtataattatgccaaactgactccaatggagaaaatgaatttatactaccaacagaggcacaatcatccatcataatcacacaactcatcaagcgcaccaattgacacattaatgcgatgaacttaaccagcaATGAGATCGATAGACCGCATAGATGGAAattatcaaaggctcacatacgtggagcataacacgtttgataggttacatccaagccatagaggttccaactgacatcaaagataacttaaggtttgatattacatcccaacgattaacttattataagctactcgttcatgcatgaggatcaacaaaagactagctctagcgcattagctaagtagtaagctaaactacacatcgtcctcagagtcagtgtcgaagatctctcctccatcttcatcactagcaggttctaactcctcatcttcctcctcatcaggtggaacatCCTCAAGTCCATTAATCTCAATGTCAtaatcaccttcagccatgatgacaccagagcccatctcatcatcatcatcagggggtgggagagggtgaagctgattgtgtaataggtgaacctcctcatggagatggtcattgtactcttcggtagctgccaactgctgctccagttctacctgtcgcgctctcaacacattctcttcgtgccaggcttcattccattggttcagCACATGAATCAACATGCGCTCATAGTTGtggtgagcaactatcaacctctgGACCTCCAGGGTTTCTTGATCccattcctgtgttacttgctccaaacggtgctgagctacactcctctcagcagtcacccaggctagctctgccctcagcctttccacctTAGTAGGCTCTGGATGGGGCTCACAAGGAGCTAACCAGTGATGAGGTGCCCTGCCTCTAGCGAACTTGCGAGCAGTGCATTTTGTgcatgccatctgtagcaaaaagttacaacataagaggagaatcatttaagggatatgaaATTTAATTAGCCGAGACCAtaaattttaaaggagggagtaatgcaagaatgccatgtatgcttgaacatgatgcatgcacgattcgtacgtcctcacaaacctagaaaaaattaaaggctagcgaaatatatggtggcatacatacattctcttgTATATGGTAGCTAGTCAATCTACAACGatatgttgttagtgtacctgcaaaaaaattcatttcagcccaataatttcccaaaaaggcatgtaaagtaagTAGTAAAccaaatactttcatacatacatcccccgatgtatatactctagtatcacagctacccgacagagatacccacacttaagtactctcatagatacatgatcgaacatgtaagtatgcgagcaaccacaactactctcccctagaccaacggttggacggtcatgctctcacaactcccacttaccagagcgtagaggtattttgatccatacattaccacccaagcggatggcatccatacaatagcatgccatatggacaacgaaatagaaacaagcaggaacccccaagttagtaatttaataagccacctaagagtccttatttgggcataagggatatgaccactggcaatacttagtacttaatttagaattttcacaaatacttttattttaaatacataaatgacatgtttagtgttgaatcttgctctgatgccagctgtaacagaactgaccaaatcataagaacgcaagtacaaaaacaatcaccgaagcgatcaaattcctatacttaagctcccataatcccggtagtctagaaatcatgaaggatttcaaccaactcttgacatataaaccaagaccatagtgattcaacacaacacatcattcattacaacaattcacaagtagcattcggattacatccatcagagttcaaataaaatattacaaaccaagttcaaattcgtggaagcaacatagtttagtacataacttcatagtttcaaatacattgccagatcttagtcatgtcccacaaaagcatcatcaggtacgagaactaggagagaccatgcccaatggtctagtcttcatccctagccgggagaaggcaatacttgcagcaaccaaagtagaactggtcatctgcaacaaccaaagtagaactagtcatctgcaacaggtgggagataaaccttgagtacgagaaggtactcagctagacttacccatcaaaactagaaataaaagacaccaagggtcatgcaaggcttatgaggtgggctagctagacacagttgcataaaagagcttatgaatatagtaaccaatttaaacttcgcatcaagtttatcatcatttacctgtccactagatttgcacctgtactagagcactcacttattaggagcaacaatattaaccatagtaggtataataaggctatcatcatcatatcatcatttccgaaccattatgttatttagtgtatctactttggagataagcccgtcaagttctcactaaccgagagagacggtgactcgaatcgaattacaactcagctgagggggtattcctaactctcaccctagcatactttgcaagggtagccatgggtcacctttgggacaactcaggaaccaaattcgtgggttcgataaGTGCCAGCACttttagggattacccttctgccaggatgattaGGACTTTTCAAttacctgcccttggactcacgcctatggctcccttccaaggcgtactttatgcttatcgactcccggcccgagttgagctactcggcttcgcggtcgatcTTCAGACacgaccaactaagagagaggcatacattcaacatgaacaggaaaggctccaagattcagtccttaagcgacacagatggagtcactacaaaccggcaagccacCGCCcgatcttcatttcaaattaagacaggttcttttccacgatagcaaatatagccaaccatgccatatgtatgtccctatatctcacaagtgacaggaaatcacccaacttctaccgtgtttaagcagggctaagcactacacgaacctgagctacataggattcagggtatcaatatctggacaaggattggataaccaatgcagcaagtgtttgcatccaacacctgaacttaatgcaacaatatatatataacaataatactttaactacatttcagaaattaggaggcttaatatgctcaggggcttgcctttcacaaagttgcacggatggtgatccgggcactcaacggcgacctcgtctggcacttcccCCGAGgactgcacctcctgaacctccgttGTTGGctactgctgctcgctcggttcctcgaattccaacagTGTCAGAcattccggtacacctattgcatgccgatgcacaagataaatatcatggatgcataaggaatgacatgatgctcatgatgaatggaccatagtaagtgtttaacgaaacatcactggacactcgtttaccgattaggAATAGCTCTAtgcaaatcactttaaaacatgtatctaacttaacttgaagaacgagatctacttacctaacttgcataacctaagataaagatgctcatcttcagttaaatgcctaacacctaggaacattaccacaagcttaggaaatagtaaaggcatacttaaattaacagttaaagtttcatatgcaaacgagcagtccTTTAATTcgatcacaacaagagttatacaattccaaatgacttgcaagaggacattcttgaaagcttatgaaattctctacaaatcatttgtaaacatcaaagcatgattcttacgttaaccaaatcgaattaaggtaaacatagaatctatccagaaatgacaggtttactaaattaattatttagtgatgatgcaaaagcataattggaccaaaccaagtttaccaacttgttgcacataccagaggaacatcagaaagtatagtgccaacttctaaataaattatttaatgcccttttctaatttatttatttaattaggtgattaaagcaatatatagtaaaactgttcagaaaaatctacaaaaattacagtagctatctcatgcttcacatagactaccataaaaatttcaaagccattaggcaagcagaacttgctgtatccaaaataacaggtggcatctctatttctagcataattaggaaaccctattgaaaagtgtcaagcaatagatttctcatttttcctagtatcattcttgcataagaatagtactcaccaaattttacctttactggatctatagaaaaattatgaaaattcacacaagatccatccatgcaaacaagagaatttcctctctcctacatacagtgtccaaaatatatgaaaatttaactacaagctattcatgatatgagcagtacaccataaaaatttcatgccatttagagctacatagaaaaagatataattacccctttttccttcatgattaaaagagataataaCAATGCTTTCcaagaccatgacaaggtggtcaccaccatcttcaggggcctcgcctccaccgagagcagaagagaatggaagctcactGCCCAATGAGTGCTCATCGTCGCATTAGAGGAAAccgccgccaaccctagctatcgcccatggtcagAGGTCCCCATTATCTTCaacagggccaaccagtgggcggacataccctacatagggcatttcccccttgtcctcgacgcaaccatctagaaggtgctcttcagaaaagtccttattgatggtggcagtgctttgaacctactctttgctagggccctaagggagttgggcctcgcgataacagatctcacaccctcagactcctctagggtgtggtacccggtagggcatctagaccacttggaGAAATCACCTTGCTAGTATAGTTCAACACAGCAAGCAATTACCGTGTCGAGCatgtcaacttctacgtcgccaacttcgacaccacctaccatgccatacttggtcggccagctctggccaagttcatggccataccgcactacgcatatctagtgatgaagatgccTTTGCTTGCAGGAGTTCTGTCTCTATGGGCCAATCTCTCTATTGCCTACATctacgagatagagagtctcactctcgccgaagccaccaacctctccatctagatggctagtgtggtcgctaaagccaagatggtgcccaccgatgacatggagatcctagagctggagctTCCTCGcacctctgccaagtccaaggaagtcaaggaagTCGGCCTTGGCCTTGACGacgcctccaagaccatgaagattggggctcaccttgaccccaaataggaaagggtgctcatctccttcctacatgccaacgccaatgtgtttgcatggaaacctgcagacatgctgggggtaccatgggagaagatcgagcactccttgaatctCTCGCTGACCGCtgaaccaatcaagcagaaactccgctgaTTCATGccaaacaagaaggaggctattagggtagaaataaaatggctcttagcggccagatttataaaagaagtgtatcatccagattggttaccaaaccctattctcgttcaaaaaatgAATAAAGAATGGAAaatatgtgttgattatactgatcttaacaaacactaccctaaagacccctttggcttgcctcggatagataaggttgtagactccatcgcTAGCTgcaaactactctccttcctcgactgttactctggctatcatcagatctccctcaaggaagaagaccagatcaaaacatcTTTCATCACACCTTTTAGGGCATattgctacacaaccatgtcctttggactcaaaaaTGTCGGGGCTACATATCAAAgagccatctagatgtgcctcgaccaatagatcgaccacaatgtcgaagcttacatcgatgatgtgatcaTCAAGACCAAGACTACtgacaaccttatcgccgacctcgaagaaactttcGCCAACATGAACAAGTactgatggaagctgaacccttcaaagtgcatctttggagttgcatctggtatactgctgggctataTCATCAGTGCTTGTGGCATTgaacctaaccctgacaaggtctccgtcatcaccaatatgaaatagccgacatgtgtcaaggatatatagaagcttaaaGGTGCATGGCTGCTtcaagccgcttcatatcattcctcagcgaaaaagggctacctttcttcaagctcctcaaggcttcCAAGTGTTTTTCCAAGTCAGAAGAGGCAGACATGACTTTCGAGTAGCTTAAATTGTTCTTAACAAGGCCTCTGATCCTGACTGCGCCATGACTAGATGAAACTCTTCTGATCTACATCGCTGCTACGTCTTGCGTCGTCAGCACTGCTATCATCGTCGAACATGAGGAAGCTGGGCACGcttataaggtgcaatgtctagTCTACTTTATCaatgaggtacttaatgagcccaaaactcattatccttaggtaCAAAAGTTGCTATATGCAATTCTAATTATGTTGCAcaagctccgacactacttcgaatactacaagatcaccatggtcaccaAGTTCCCTCTGCGGGACATTCtccgtaacaaagaggccaatggccatatcttcaagtgggctattgagctcggcacttactccatcgaattcagaagcagacctaccattaagtcacaagcTCTCaccgatttcatcgctgagtggaccgagatccaagaacccattacTGCCACTTGCCCTGAacattgggtgatgtactttgatggcgcccttaacatcaatggtgctagcgcaggcattctattcattacaccGACCAAAGATAAGCTCCGCTATGTCCTCTggatacactttctggcctccaacaacgccacagaatatgaagcatgtctccatggtctccgtatagcagtcgagctcggcgtcaaacgtctcatggtgtatggggactacgcgctggttatcaaccagctcaaaaAAGACTGGTCCtactctagtgagaagatggatgcatattgtgccaaaattaggaagcttgaagggaagttctatggtatcgaatactaccacatggtacgagatcaaaatcaactAGCCGACCAGCTCTCAAAAATACATTCTTCTCGAGCCGCGGTTTCAccaggggtcttcgttcaagatctcttgGCGCCATCCATTATAGAAGAAAAGGAAGTTGAAGAGGTTCCCCTTgctgagcagctggtacttgtTGTACCTTCGTcggtcaccgattggagggagcaattcatcaagtacctcaccaacgcCAAAGTACCCATCGACAAGACCAAAACTGAGCATGTAATTCgctgaagcaagcattacgtgctagtagatggcaacttgatgaggaaaagtgctagggaagggatactgcagaaatgcatcacccaaggtgAAGGGGTAAAGctccttcttgaaattcactctggttcctacggcaaccatgtggcctcgaaAAATCTAGTTggcaaagctttttgagctggtttttactagcccatggccatctccaatgcagaagacctcatccgacacTGTAAGAGATgttagttttttgccaagcaaatacacatgttgGCACAAGAattgcaaaccatcctagcttcttggccttttgcatgctggggactagacatgatcaggcctttcaagctAGCGCTAGGAGGTTTTCGGTATGTAtacatcgccattgacaagttctccaaatggatcgagtacaaaccgctcgttttagctactacaaagaaagcagtcgagctcttagAAGATATCATACACAGATTTGGTcttccgaacagcatcatcaccgaccttggaaccacatttattggccatcatttttgggacttctacaaagactggtgcatctccgttaaatacgtctctgttgcccatcctagagccaatggctaggtcgaACGGGTGAaaggtatgatccttgatgcccttaaAAGAGGttgtatcagaaagaagaaaagcatctgggcagatggcttaaggagctaccagctgtggtctggggactacgcactcagGCTAGTCATAGTACcggtgtatctccatattttttgatctatgactcagaggccatactaccagcagatattgccttccgagcacctagggtggaaaattatgatgaagagcagcctGCAGTCCTCCCATGCCATCTTGCATCTTTCGATGATGATGTTTGGGTGTGGTGGCCTACTGTCAGGCTAAGGAGCCACTTCTGGTTCGATGCAGTCGAGTGCTGGGTTGATTCCAGTAACTATGGCATCAAGTTTGTCCCTTTGGGTCCGAGcatcctgctccagcacatcgaactatgccttgaccctctgatggtagtctacaagcattacaaagttccatcaagcaagAGAGTTACTTCATCAGTAACCCAGATTAGGGAGTACTtaccgtttagctcctcggccagtttgtttGCTCGACCTATTTCTTTCTCATTCTCTCAGAGTAGCTCGAGGGCCTAGCGCAGCTATCtgagctccacatcttgctctacaagtgcaacagtcatcaccaaaagTAAGCATATCCAACTATGCAAAGCACTTTTGTTGATCACACATACCTTTTTTCTGCTCGGATACTTTCTATAGCTATTTCAATTGCTCGGAAGCATCTTTCAGTTGTGTGGAGCCAGTGGCAAGCTGCTCGGATTTGTTCTGAAGCTGCTCTTTTGCAGTCGCCAGCTGCTCATATAGGACCCCTCTTTGGTGCTCTAGGTCCAGCACATTGGATTCAGTGAGGTCCCGCTCACGCTGGGACCTTCGGGTGTTTTTCTCCAAACAGTTCATCGCCTCCTTAAGTTTCTAGTTCTCTTTGGtgaggggttccatcctctttattaaCTAGTGCCGGTGCTCAGTAGTCTGAGTTATCCCCTAAAAATTAACAATGGCAATGATGGAGTTTGATATCAAACGACAAAGATGAATGCCCATGATTCAAcactaacctcgatttgttttactACTCTGGTGAGGGTGGATTTCAGCCACctcatctccatgggggtgtcctcctcctcgacgACTACCACCATGTCATCGCGTTCATGTAAGATTCAGATAGATTGGGTTTGAGGCTTAGCATGAATGAtgtcctccaccacatcctcctCTTCCACAGTAGTTGGTGGCACCACCGGGGAACTATATGTCCAGACTATAGGTCCGACCATGCCCTACGCCACCTCATGAGGCATCATTGGCTCCCCACGCGCCTTTGGTTCTATTGGTCCGCACTCCAGTGCAATGCCAGTAGCTCCAGTTTCAACTCCCGAGGGCCCCACAGTACCCGCTGTCGCTTCACATGTTGTTACCGACCCGTCCTCCACCGATGCTGACCTCTCACCATCTCCAAGTCCACCCGCAGTGGTCGTTCACTTCACCGTCGGCTGCCAAGCACCCGAGGACCTCGACATGGGGGCCATCGGCGTTACCCCCAGCCTCGAGATCAACCCGAGGCTGCTCGTCAGTCTAGGTGGATGGGTCCAGACCCTCCATATGCCTTGCGCTGCATCAGATCATTTGGTCAAGCACCAAAAACGCTAAGATAAGATAGCAAAGTAGCTCCAACATGAGGATACTTACTGTTTGGTCTGCTGGTGCAATTTtttgaatcggcgatgcctgcccgagcccctaggcgtggGTGTGGGGTCAGCCCCCATGTTCTCTAGTGGAGGTCTCGCCTCCTCCATAGTCAGCCTCTGCTCCGCCTGCTGCTCTGGGGTTTCCTCCACCCATCACTCTGTATTTACCGCCGCctattgctcggggactcccatctCTTGCTCAGCGAGGTTTTCTATCACCTGCTGCTCGAGGAATCCCTTTGCCTATTGCTCGGGGACTTATTTGCTTCCCCTTGATTACTCCTCCACATGTGTGCTGTGTGAAGGCATTTGCACGCTCGGAGGAGGAGCAACTAGATCTTCATCGTCATCAGACCACTCAATCACTATGGCCCTCCATGTTCGAGTGATCTGGTCACCTCCAAGCGAGATACCGCCTAGTTTGCCGGAAGCGACAGCCGCCATCTTCCACTTCTTTTGGGCTGGCTCATCTGTTGCTACCCGTTTCCCCTAGGATTTCTCCTGACACCGGGGGGGTGGGGCTCACCGTGCGATCAACATCTGTATCTCTGGATTTTGATGAGATATAGATGGAACTTTCTTTAGGGTGTACTATTGGTCGAGCGTCCACCGTCGGTGGCCAATCGGCTCTTGGCACGCccgaaaagtatattgccctatcctatgaatggatctttacataagtaagtcagtccccTGCTCGGCAACCATCAATTGAACAATGCAAATTAAGaaggttacctgaggaggcgggttgGTACAGTTGAAGGCATTCATTTCCTTCGGCTAGCAAAATGAGGCATTGGAGGTGAATAGCTCTATGGCCTAGCTTATCACCTCTTTGCCTTGATAGCCATTTCAGTACTCTCCCAAGTCCTGTCGTCGTCGTCCCTATAGTCAAAGCCTAGatgggccctctctttgtaggCCTGGACACGGCgtactatgaagcttgctgccacaagtTCGCCTCTCAACTCCACACCTTGAATTaagtcaaggagctccttcacttgctccatgtcaatACTATTTGGTCTCTCTGACCAGCTACTCTGGTTCACCGGGATATGGTGGATGTCGTAGCAGGATTGCCgggtg includes:
- the LOC136460623 gene encoding uncharacterized protein encodes the protein MVTKFPLRDILRNKEANGHIFKWAIELGTYSIEFRSRPTIKSQALTDFIAEWTEIQEPITATCPEHWVMYFDGALNINGASAGILFITPTKDKLRYVLWIHFLASNNATEYEACLHGLRIAVELGVKRLMVYGDYALVINQLKKDWSYSSEKMDAYCAKIRKLEGKFYGIEYYHMVRDQNQLADQLSKIHSSRAAVSPGVFVQDLLAPSIIEEKEVEEVPLAEQLVLVVPSSVTDWREQFIKYLTNAKVPIDKTKTEHVIR